In one Bactrocera tryoni isolate S06 chromosome 5, CSIRO_BtryS06_freeze2, whole genome shotgun sequence genomic region, the following are encoded:
- the LOC120776737 gene encoding uncharacterized protein LOC120776737 isoform X4, with protein sequence MPVLRQFSRNPQTRSNEEFIFIRCGKNTNTVQTSWRPQLPLPKELDDDASDSTDEQSAAAADAANMERSAQHRTTSHGSSRKDNTLSGAQAAAQQTSAASASNKKWSFGRLFRRKKEIATESSSEEDRKAGFVPHQQRQPPRVASGATASSANLKTKSSKTHKVSRSGKLNGASFDHIVVSPQTSGAPSTPPHPPPPAHVDHEFFLPVETISPTEAYYQNQQQQYLQHGAQPAAYTRSANSLDRRAARAALKTRSAQRLPHESAPGAHSSSEEELISLNSSTFSKYRSDESIHSGGQGAANAQNSRRSRAARNERYYKRLSRDGEPSSGQVPVMYAPQPTQRWKTQPVPLSIYNPAAQAPTASAAAAAAATPRLRNTSSLQHVAPYVQWGQLQQQPKNLQNTVNDSKRSISYDSHIHLQNINGRLQTKPLPPPPPPRDPLRRVNVSGQMQNGSAGDLRPISYAFDQSGLPTLPATNQRMGGRCVSDDKIWSGPAGPHYQSVHSLNTPSAGVTQPMPQGTPHHRRFITRAERDAHPAKKSLPNGIEFHYVADATPRSRKPIHMLEPQLDATGNDVATTGILRTSKSGLPTASSKQMQVNDFWKRLDASTHQRGRDTTRAYALESNVKPRSISSSRVGELRAYPIPVYSEVQKPNKKRTQAALQPGADEVDSIVCGSLHIKSKPDSNSNFVEIRNKDYNKSSSMPNHYQRRSGEIPNTPNKYDEYVAEKREQHHKPIFTPPTPPQRKLSIPPSNAAPELPIYFPRKKPANLEEAINELEAIYKSLGLTEEPEKKERVPTPSEFEKYALAHAHEYDDEDSPTGEPDPIRDDVAYRNMQLANLQHKTVDKQPPFGIPVGPVVAAPQNDYLHVTPIVEPIASVNTPDIVKDDLAVRALRKDPPGAKDKFIYPYSSFQKKHRATRTQSANIYNLIHRDAAKPSGGDLHSYLELTRSLERAGSMSDLHKDAGATAADVPTTLALLRNLKEQDQQQQQQLTPQKKVAIPFRHPSQGGAICALPEKLPTSSAHKEEVHKQPVPLPRKSLTPEPTAANAQMEDALNKIAMDAQEKSEKLTKELQELRKEALITAARPKAASAEEERLEKDLQEIEAVSEAAKRCGKMLLDTLPDASESTVQAKPRKLHKEGKLIEAIDQVSEAANAVCEKILKDIVTTEPPVVIQEAVQVKNKQTPTEMLVMPNLIKKLDPIQSEQIEAIAKRCMRQLSALADDNPDYDNLNQELQQQQQQQSAAGAATAVACNVEHLTKASAAKVDNLISTVAEVTPVQPAAAQKQHTDIEEIDQIMQECEEQMRAETINSSTTTAPPPIVLSERTLATTRPLGTANTKNSSGDDHTTAPSMTTSSYCSSSSSNNVVGAAKPGASTTASSFSSSSDCLAKSSSPSAGRRQSSSITSFNPYSSSDYIKSPSSEYHAPSTDPIKTFSSTSYDVKSTTSAATPNISATTNSTFSYSPSPPLNLTPVSETAAIIAAEGGRAASATRQSQERTRTRSSSSPSQYNSSEELAMIFGIDEQPRRQRAQQQAKEMQSATKVSAQAVV encoded by the coding sequence ACTGTCCAAACATCTTGGCGACCTCAGCTGCCGTTGCCCAAAGAACTTGACGACGACGCCAGCGACTCCACCGATGAGCAAAGTGCCGCTGCCGCAGACGCCGCCAATATGGAGCGCTCCGCACAGCATCGCACAACGTCACATGGCAGCAGCCGAAAAGACAATACGCTAAGCGGTGCACAAGCTGCGGCGCAACAAACGTCAGCGGCAAGCGCTTCGAATAAGAAGTGGTCCTTTGGGCGTCTCTTTCGTCGCAAGAAAGAGATCGCTACGGAGTCGTCCTCCGAAGAGGATCGTAAAGCTGGTTTTGTGCCACACCAACAAAGGCAGCCACCACGCGTCGCTAGTGGCGCCACTGCCAGTAGTGCTAATTTGAAAACGAAATCGAGTAAAACGCATAAAGTCAGTCGTAGCGGTAAATTGAATGGCGCCAGTTTCGATCATATCGTGGTCAGTCCACAAACGTCGGGCGCACCGTCCACACCACCACATCCACCACCGCCGGCACATGTAGATCATGAATTCTTTTTGCCCGTGGAGACCATTTCACCCACCGAGGCGTACTATcagaatcaacaacaacaatacctcCAACATGGCGCACAACCGGCGGCATATACGCGCTCCGCCAATTCACTGGATCGACGCGCTGCAAGAGCTGCGCTTAAAACGCGCTCAGCGCAACGGCTACCGCATGAGTCGGCGCCTGGTGCGCACTCCTCCAGTGAAGAGGAGCTGATATCGCTGAATTCATCGACATTCTCGAAATATCGCAGTGATGAGAGCATACATAGCGGCGGTCAAGGCGCCGCTAATGCGCAGAACAGCAGGCGTAGTCGCGCCGCGCGCAATGAACGTTACTACAAACGGTTGTCGCGCGATGGCGAACCCAGCAGCGGACAGGTGCCGGTGATGTACGCGCCGCAACCAACACAACGCTGGAAAACGCAGCCGGTGCCGCTGTCCATTTACAACCCAGCAGCGCAAGCGCCCACCGCCAGCGCTgcagccgccgccgccgccacacCGCGTCTGCGCAATACAAGCAGtctgcaacatgttgcgccCTACGTGCAGTGGGGCCAACTGCAGCAACAACCAAAGAACTTGCAAAATACCGTCAACGATAGCAAGCGCAGCATCAGCTATGACAGTCACATacatttgcaaaatattaatgGGCGCTTGCAGACCAAACCATTgccaccaccgccgccgccgcgtGATCCGTTGCGGCGCGTTAATGTCAGCGGACAAATGCAAAATGGCAGCGCTGGCGATTTGCGCCCCATTTCATACGCCTTCGACCAAAGCGGTTTGCCAACGTTGCCGGCCACCAATCAGCGTATGGGCGGTCGTTGTGTGTCGGACGATAAAATTTGGTCGGGTCCAGCGGGACCACACTACCAATCAGTGCATTCATTAAATACGCCTAGCGCTGGTGTAACGCAACCCATGCCGCAGGGCACGCCACATCATCGTCGCTTTATAACGCGTGCCGAACGCGACGCGCACCCCGCGAAGAAATCATTGCCGAACGGCATCGAGTTTCATTATGTTGCCGATGCAACACCGCGCTCACGCAAACCCATACACATGCTGGAGCCGCAGCTCGATGCGACGGGCAATGACGTGGCCACCACGGGTATCTTACGCACTTCCAAGAGCGGTCTGCCTACTGCGTCGTCCAAACAAATGCAAGTTAATGATTTCTGGAAGCGCCTAGATGCGAGCACGCATCAACGCGGACGCGACACGACGCGCGCTTATGCGCTGGAGAGCAATGTGAAACCGCGCTCGATTTCCAGTTCACGTGTGGGCGAATTGCGCGCCTACCCCATACCCGTATACTCGGAAGTGCAGAAGCCAAATAAGAAACGTACACAAGCAGCGCTGCAACCCGGCGCGGATGAGGTGGACAGCATTGTGTGCGGCAGCTTGCATATAAAGTCCAAGCCGGACTCAAActcaaatttcgtggagatacgTAATAAGGATTACAATAAGAGCAGCTCAATGCCCAACCACTATCAGCGGCGCTCCGGTGAGATACCCAATACGCCGAATAAATATGACGAGTATGTCGCTGAGAAGCGCGAGCAGCATCACAAACCAATTTTCACGCCACCAACGCCGCCACAACGTAAACTCTCCATACCGCCAAGTAACGCGGCGCCTGAACTGCCCATATATTTTCCGCGTAAGAAGCCCGCCAATTTGGAGGAGGCTATCAACGAACTCGAAGCGATCTATAAGTCACTTGGTCTCACAGAGGAACCGGAGAAGAAGGAGCGCGTACCGACACCAAGCGAATTCGAAAAGTATGCTTTGGCGCATGCGCACGAATATGATGACGAGGATTCGCCTACCGGCGAACCCGACCCGATACGCGACGATGTGGCCTATCGTAACATGCAGTTGGCGAATTTGCAGCACAAGACCGTGGATAAGCAGCCACCGTTCGGCATACCTGTTGGCCCGGTTGTTGCCGCGCCGCAAAACGACTATCTGCATGTTACGCCAATTGTAGAGCCCATTGCATCGGTGAATACGCCCGATATAGTTAAAGACGATTTGGCAGTGCGCGCCTTGCGTAAAGACCCACCAGGCGCCAAAGATAAATTTATCTACCCTTACAGCTCATTTCAGAAGAAGCATCGCGCTACGCGCACACAGTCCGCCAACATATATAATCTTATACACCGCGACGCCGCCAAGCCATCTGGCGGTGATCTACACTCTTATTTGGAATTGACGCGCAGCCTAGAGCGCGCCGGCAGCATGTCCGATCTGCACAAGGATGCTGGCGCAACGGCCGCGGACGTGCCCACAACACTAGCGCTGCTGCGCAATCTCAAAGAACaggaccaacaacaacaacagcagttgaCACCACAAAAGAAAGTCGCGATACCCTTCCGACACCCCAGTCAAGGTGGCGCCATATGCGCGCTGCCCGAAAAGCTGCCCACCAGCAGCGCGCACAAAGAGGAAGTGCACAAACAGCCAGTGCCGCTGCCGCGCAAGAGTCTCACACCCGAACCGACCGCAGCGAATGCGCAAATGGAGGATGCGTTGAATAAAATCGCAATGGATGCACAAGAGAAGTCGGAGAAACTGACAAAAGAGTTGCAGGAGCTGCGCAAGGAAGCGCTCATAACTGCCGCGCGGCCGAAAGCGGCGAGCGCTGAGGAAGAGCGCCTCGAGAAGGACCTGCAGGAAATCGAGGCGGTATCAGAGGCAGCAAAGCGTTGCGGTAAAATGCTCTTAGACACACTACCGGACGCCAGTGAGAGCACGGTACAAGCGAAACCGCGCAAACTGCACAAAGAGGGCAAACTGATCGAGGCTATCGATCAGGTATCCGAGGCTGCGAATGCGGTGTGTGAAAAAATACTAAAGGATATTGTAACCACCGAACCGCCGGTGGTGATACAGGAGGCAGTGCAGGTGAAGAATAAGCAGACACCCACTGAAATGCTCGTTATGCCAAATCTTATCAAAAAACTGGATCCCATACAATCGGAGCAGATCGAGGCGATCGCCAAACGTTGCATGCGCCAGCTGAGCGCGCTGGCCGATGACAATCCCGACTATGACAACCTCAATCAGGAActccaacagcagcagcagcagcaaagcgCAGCCGGAGCCGCCACAGCCGTTGCTTGTAACGTCGAACATTTAACCAAGGCGTCAGCGGCAAAAGTTGATAATCTCATTTCTACCGTTGCAGAAGTGACGCCCGTGCAGCCAGCTGCGGCGCAGAAGCAGCACACAGACATTGAGGAGATCGATCAAATTATGCAAGAATGCGAGGAGCAAATGCGCGCCGAAACTATAAATTCATCGACGACTACAGCGCCGCCCCCTATAGTGTTGTCGGAACGCACTTTGGCCACAACACGTCCGCTGGGCACAGCGAACACGAAAAACAGCAGTGGCGATGATCACACCACAGCGCCCAGCATGACCACAAGCAGTTATTgcagcagcagtagcagcaaTAACGTTGTGGGCGCAGCCAAACCGGGCGCCAGTACGACGGCCTCCTCGTTCTCCTCCTCCAGCGATTGCCTAGCCAAATCTTCGAGTCCCTCCGCCGGTCGACGACAATCTTCGAGCATTACCTCCTTTAATCCTTACTCCTCCAGTGATTATATTAAGTCACCAAGTAGTGAATATCATGCACCCAGCACCGATCCAATAAAAACGTTCAGTAGCACCTCGTACGATGTGAAATCGACTACGAGCGCCGCCACACCGAATATAAGCGCCACAACGAACAGCACATTTAGCTACTCGCCATCGCCGCCACTCAACCTGACGCCCGTCAGTGAAACTGCCGCCATCATTGCCGCCGAAGGTGGTCG